A region from the Sandaracinus amylolyticus genome encodes:
- a CDS encoding peptidoglycan-binding domain-containing protein, with amino-acid sequence MPKYTVQANETLLDIAVRELGSTDVRPILRDERNRGIFATGRTEHILNPGDELWLPDERPAETSGVTVSAGQRNVLVARRRTRPFRVRALGPDGQALVNEEYELRPDQGPTVQGVTDRRGLIIAQLVVKARSVTLAIASREYRVAIGSIDPAHTTAGIQARLRNLGFLFGSLTTNHASAVQEALRVFQATHGLRPTGIGDSATIARLVAAHGD; translated from the coding sequence ATGCCGAAATACACCGTCCAGGCAAATGAGACCCTGCTCGATATCGCGGTTCGCGAGTTGGGGAGCACCGATGTGCGCCCGATTCTCCGCGACGAACGCAATCGAGGAATCTTCGCCACTGGTCGCACCGAGCACATCCTCAACCCAGGCGACGAGCTCTGGCTACCTGATGAGCGCCCTGCCGAAACGTCGGGCGTGACCGTCAGCGCAGGGCAGCGGAACGTGCTCGTTGCGCGGCGCCGGACTCGCCCGTTTCGCGTGCGCGCGCTCGGGCCTGACGGACAGGCGCTGGTCAACGAAGAGTACGAGCTTCGACCCGATCAAGGACCCACGGTGCAAGGCGTCACCGACCGTCGTGGATTGATCATCGCGCAGCTCGTCGTCAAAGCGCGGTCGGTCACGCTCGCGATCGCGTCGCGCGAGTACCGCGTTGCGATCGGCAGTATCGATCCCGCCCACACCACGGCGGGCATCCAGGCTCGTCTGAGGAACCTGGGCTTTTTGTTTGGTTCGTTGACCACAAATCACGCGTCGGCAGTGCAGGAGGCGCTTCGCGTCTTCCAGGCAACCCATGGACTCCGGCCGACGGGCATCGGTGACTCCGCGACGATCGCGCGACTCGTCGCAGCGCACGGGGACTAA